The proteins below are encoded in one region of Silene latifolia isolate original U9 population chromosome 2, ASM4854445v1, whole genome shotgun sequence:
- the LOC141643277 gene encoding CSC1-like protein At4g35870 — protein MAYPTSPSPTSLPPPLPDDFDTTWYGNIQYLINISAVGAISCLFIFLLVKLRSDHRRIPGPTALATKLLAVWHAAAREIALFCGADAAQFLVIEGGTFAILSAATAIALLVLLPLNLYAGTAAMDDQFSKTTITHIPKGSILLWVHVFFGAGLVGLVHKGICKVEDWLRITRFRDGLTAANSTAVFTVMVQGVPKVLANEQGPLEEYFQGKYPGKVFRVIVPVDLCHLDDLVEDLVKVRDDISKLVAKMDAQLVYNDDDDDIGGDDEEGRDLLEEGRIGLRSGNRVRRWWRKAERLWDDVCGRLGWTDDNRLRRLQEVRAELEAQVAAYKEGRGPGAGVAFVVFKDVFTANRAVKDFGMEKRMRIGRFFSITELQLERNQWNVERAPLASDIYWSHLGSSKLSLKLRRVFVNTLLLLMLLFFSSPLAVISALQRAVRIINAEAMDNAQSWLSWLQSSSWFAAIFLQFLPNVLVFVSMYILIPAALSYLSKFERHITVSGEQRAALIKMVCFFLVNLIVLRGLVESSLENTILSMGRCYLDGEDCRRIEQYMSASFLAKSCLSSLAFLITCTFLGISFDLLAPIPWIKRNLQKFRKNDMLQLVPEETEEYPVDSDTFDSLRRPLISEDAFNPGATNGGRLNVIDLQGHDLSVYPVSRTSPIPKQKFDFAQYYAFNLTIFALTMIYSSFAPLVVPVGAIYFGYRYMVDKYNFLYVYRVRGFPAGNDGKLMDTVLSVMRFCVDLYLVSMLIFFSIHGDSMKLQAIFTLGVFVMYKLLPSGSDGLQPASLQGMQTIDQVVEGPIDYEVFSQPKFESDRIL, from the coding sequence TACGGCAACATCCAATACTTAATCAACATCTCCGCCGTCGGCGCCATCTCTTGTCTCTTCATCTTCCTTTTAGTCAAACTCCGCAGCGACCACCGCCGTATCCCGGGTCCCACCGCCCTCGCCACCAAGCTCCTCGCCGTCTGGCACGCTGCCGCACGTGAGATCGCCCTCTTTTGCGGCGCTGACGCTGCTCAATTCCTTGTCATTGAGGGTGGTACTTTCGCCATCCTCTCCGCCGCCACCGCCATTGCTCTCCTCGTCCTTCTTCCGCTTAATCTCTACGCCGGGACTGCCGCGATGGATGATCAGTTCTCCAAGACGACAATTACTCATATTCCTAAGGGTTCGATTCTTTTGTGGGTTCATGTGTTTTTTGGGGCTGGGTTGGTGGGTTTGGTTCATAAGGGGATTTGTAAGGTTGAGGATTGGCTTAGGATTACGCGGTTTCGAGACGGTTTGACTGCTGCTAATTCTACTGCTGTGTTTACTGTTATGGTTCAGGGTGTGCCTAAGGTTTTGGCTAATGAACAGGGTCCCTTGGAGGAGTATTTTCAAGGGAAGTATCCTGGGAAGGTTTTTCGGGTTATTGTTCCGGTTGATTTGTGTCATTTAGATGATTTAGTTGAGGATTTGGTTAAGGTTAGGGATGATATTTCCAAACTGGTTGCGAAAATGGATGCTCAATTAGTgtataatgatgatgatgacgacattggtggtgatgatgaggaaggGAGAGATTTGTTGGAGGAAGGGAGGATAGGGCTGAGGAGTGGTAACAGGGTTCGGAGATGGTGGCGAAAGGCGGAGCGTCTGTGGGATGATGTGTGTGGGAGATTGGGTTGGACGGATGATAATAGATTGAGGAGATTACAGGAAGTGAGAGCCGAGCTTGAAGCTCAAGTGGCTGCGTATAAGGAGGGGAGAGGACCGGGGGCTGGGGTCGCTTTTGTCGTGTTTAAGGATGTGTTTACGGCTAATAGGGCAGTTAAGGATTTCGGGATGGAGAAGCGGATGCGTATCGGGAGGTTTTTCTCGATTACCGAATTGCAGCTTGAGAGGAACCAATGGAATGTTGAACGAGCGCCATTGGCATCTGATATTTACTGGAGTCACTTGGGTTCGTCTAAGCTTTCTTTGAAATTGAGACGGGTTTTTGTCAACACCCTTCTTTTGTTGATGCTTTTGTTCTTTAGTTCACCTTTAGCTGTGATATCTGCTTTGCAAAGGGCGGTTAGGATAATCAATGCTGAAGCCATGGATAATGCTCAGTCTTGGTTATCTTGGCTGCAAAGCTCGAGTTGGTTTGCCGCGATTTTTCTTCAGTTTTTGCCCAATGTGCTTGTGTTTGTGAGCATGTATATACTAATCCCTGCAGCGCTCTCGTATCTATCAAAGTTTGAGAGGCACATTACAGTTTCAGGAGAACAAAGGGCAGCACTCATCAAGATGGTTTGTTTTTTTCTTGTAAATTTGATAGTCTTAAGGGGATTGGTTGAGTCTTCTCTCGAGAATACGATCCTCAGCATGGGGCGGTGTTATTTGGACGGGGAAGATTGCAGACGGATAGAACAGTATATGAGCGCCTCGTTCCTGGCAAAGTCGTGCCTCTCATCTCTTGCGTTTCTCATCACCTGCACTTTTCTAGGCATTTCTTTTGATCTTCTGGCCCCTATTCCCTGGATTAAAAGGAACCTTCAGAAGTTCCGAAAGAATGACATGCTCCAGCTAGTGCCTGAAGAGACCGAGGAGTACCCTGTCGATAGTGACACGTTTGATAGTCTCCGAAGACCTCTGATCTCTGAAGATGCTTTCAATCCTGGAGCTACGAATGGTGGAAGGTTGAATGTGATTGATCTTCAGGGACATGATCTCTCTGTATACCCTGTTAGCAGAACTTCTCCTATTCCCAAGCAAAAGTTCGACTTTGCTCAGTATTATGCATTCAACCTCACAATTTTTGCCCTTACAATGATCTACTCCTCGTTTGCTCCGCTGGTTGTCCCAGTTGGGGCTATATACTTTGGTTATCGGTACATGGTTGATAAATACAACTTCTTATATGTGTACCGAGTTCGAGGATTTCCTGCTGGAAATGATGGAAAGCTGATGGATACTGTATTGTCGGTCATGCGCTTCTGTGTGGATCTATATCTCGTTTCAATGCTTATTTTCTTTTCAATCCATGGTGACTCGATGAAGCTACAGGCTATATTTACTCTAGGCGTATTTGTTATGTATAAGTTGCTGCCTTCTGGAAGTGATGGCTTGCAGCCAGCTAGCTTGCAAGGTATGCAGACTATTGATCAGGTCGTGGAAGGGCCGATTGACTACGAGGTGTTTTCACAACCTAAGTTTGAGTCGGATAGAATTTTATAG